A window of Thermococcus aggregans contains these coding sequences:
- a CDS encoding ABC transporter substrate-binding protein — protein sequence MNRKVRLAGVLVLVLLGAIVSGCIGGEETTSPTTTEQVTISWLSTQLNPPEERAFVQEQLLKEFKDQYGIDVNFVPISYADLATRLEAEEKTGKVTIDLIADLHGGLDFFASKGWLEDLSGKTLEGRTFISTFEKYATIDGKKIYIPWMSATYVMVVNKKAFDYLPAGLTQEDVMKGTEKWTYDALLEWAKNLKEATGQPQLGFPAGPKGLLHRFLHGYIYPSFTGYQAKNFDSPEAVEMWKYLRELWQYVNPASTTWDAMGEPLLRGEVMIAWDHTARIKNAIETNPDQFVVVPVPRGPKGRGFILVVAGLAIPKNAPHPEEAWKLIDYLTKPETQVKILEKVGFFPTVQEATGAIPSGPLKILAEGVAAQSATPDAVVAMIPNLGEKGGQFTDAYRTAFQRIVLKGEDPETVVKELGPQVKQLFQEMGQEIP from the coding sequence ATGAACCGAAAAGTAAGATTAGCGGGAGTTTTAGTTCTGGTTCTTTTAGGAGCGATAGTAAGTGGATGCATTGGTGGTGAAGAAACAACAAGCCCAACCACCACAGAACAAGTAACAATTAGCTGGCTTTCAACACAGCTAAACCCACCTGAGGAGAGAGCTTTTGTACAAGAGCAGTTACTTAAGGAATTTAAAGATCAATATGGAATTGATGTAAACTTTGTACCTATCAGCTATGCCGATTTGGCCACGAGGCTTGAGGCTGAGGAAAAAACCGGTAAGGTAACTATCGATTTGATAGCCGATCTCCACGGTGGATTGGACTTCTTTGCCTCCAAAGGATGGCTTGAAGATTTAAGCGGAAAAACCCTTGAAGGAAGAACTTTCATAAGCACCTTTGAAAAATACGCAACAATAGACGGAAAGAAAATCTACATTCCATGGATGAGTGCTACATATGTAATGGTAGTCAACAAGAAAGCCTTTGACTACCTTCCAGCTGGACTTACACAAGAGGATGTTATGAAAGGAACCGAGAAGTGGACATACGACGCCCTTCTTGAGTGGGCCAAGAATTTGAAAGAAGCTACCGGCCAACCACAACTTGGCTTCCCGGCTGGGCCAAAAGGTCTCTTGCACAGATTCCTCCACGGTTACATCTACCCAAGCTTCACAGGCTACCAAGCTAAGAACTTCGACAGCCCAGAGGCAGTTGAGATGTGGAAGTACCTCAGAGAGCTCTGGCAATACGTAAACCCAGCAAGCACAACATGGGATGCTATGGGTGAACCACTCCTAAGAGGAGAAGTTATGATCGCTTGGGACCACACCGCAAGAATAAAGAATGCAATAGAGACAAACCCAGATCAGTTCGTGGTCGTTCCAGTGCCAAGAGGGCCAAAGGGAAGAGGATTTATTCTGGTAGTAGCTGGATTGGCAATTCCAAAGAACGCTCCTCACCCAGAGGAAGCCTGGAAACTAATTGACTACCTTACAAAGCCAGAGACACAAGTAAAAATCCTCGAAAAAGTTGGATTCTTCCCAACTGTACAGGAAGCGACGGGAGCAATCCCAAGTGGACCTCTTAAGATATTAGCCGAAGGTGTTGCGGCTCAATCAGCAACGCCCGATGCAGTTGTAGCAATGATTCCAAACCTTGGTGAGAAGGGAGGACAATTCACAGACGCTTACAGAACTGCATTCCAAAGAATTGTACTTAAAGGGGAAGATCCAGAAACTGTGGTCAAAGAACTCGGCCCACAAGTAAAGCAACTCTTCCAAGAGATGGGACAAGAAATTCCATGA
- a CDS encoding carbohydrate ABC transporter permease — MRVKSSYLPYFLILPAFAYLLFFVGYPLVQALYIAFTQNGQFSLATVRKTFADPYFWEALKYTLALAGVIVPTQVGLAIILALAVNRAFKGKDLTIYALTIPLTISDVAAGLIWYSMLSPSGFLNKLLLNIGLIHQPIYFFGYQYRHMEFLAIVLAELWRATSIVFVIILAGLQMISNEYLEAAEVFGADYWTRLRKIVIPLLKPSIQSALIIRTLFAMQIFGIVWILAGRDIPILAGEGFYRLTELKEYDVASIYALVIAGLSILLGALYIKFMKAEYLEVRR, encoded by the coding sequence ATGAGGGTAAAATCCTCCTACCTTCCTTATTTTTTAATTTTGCCTGCATTTGCGTACCTACTGTTTTTTGTAGGATATCCACTTGTTCAAGCCCTTTATATTGCGTTTACTCAAAACGGACAATTTTCCCTTGCAACTGTTAGAAAGACCTTTGCTGACCCATATTTTTGGGAAGCTTTGAAATATACCCTTGCCCTTGCGGGAGTCATTGTCCCAACTCAAGTTGGGTTGGCTATCATATTAGCCCTCGCTGTTAATAGGGCGTTTAAAGGAAAAGACCTTACTATTTATGCTCTCACAATCCCCCTAACTATAAGTGATGTTGCTGCCGGTTTGATATGGTACTCCATGCTTTCCCCAAGTGGATTTTTGAATAAGCTTCTTCTGAATATTGGGCTTATTCACCAGCCTATTTACTTCTTTGGGTATCAATACCGCCACATGGAGTTTCTGGCTATTGTTTTAGCCGAGCTTTGGAGAGCAACCTCAATAGTCTTTGTTATAATCCTCGCTGGACTTCAGATGATAAGCAACGAATATCTAGAGGCAGCAGAAGTGTTTGGAGCAGACTACTGGACTAGGTTAAGGAAGATAGTGATTCCCCTCTTAAAGCCAAGCATCCAGAGTGCACTAATAATCAGAACACTCTTTGCAATGCAGATATTCGGTATAGTCTGGATACTTGCCGGAAGAGACATTCCAATCCTCGCTGGAGAAGGGTTCTACAGGCTAACCGAGCTAAAAGAGTACGATGTGGCCTCAATTTACGCCTTGGTAATAGCGGGGCTTTCAATACTGCTCGGAGCGCTCTATATTAAGTTCATGAAGGCTGAATACCTGGAGGTGAGAAGATGA
- a CDS encoding carbohydrate ABC transporter permease, with protein sequence MNDETKFMLKRLAFYTFIFTVIAWIIIPIIISTLYGFALPKDYYDPKKVIPTSFTTQYVKTLLFTLGALDGIKNSIIVALITIVISFTLGIPAGYAVAKFIFPGKDTIKLSIVALRMFPIPVMAIPLVVLYIRLNLIDTLLGVALAHTAMALPFVVLITSSIFAGVSTELEEAGMVFGLTRLGSFFRITLPLALPGLAAAAMFTFVMSWNEVFVASILTLSHRTLPAQILSIMAGASGGAAPDYYKFAAAFIMILPAITFIFFARKYLVTMWGITLK encoded by the coding sequence ATGAACGACGAAACAAAGTTCATGCTAAAAAGGCTAGCCTTTTACACGTTTATTTTTACCGTGATTGCTTGGATAATAATCCCAATAATAATCTCAACGCTCTATGGATTTGCCCTTCCAAAGGACTATTATGACCCAAAGAAAGTCATCCCAACAAGCTTTACAACACAGTACGTTAAGACCCTCCTCTTTACGCTCGGAGCTTTAGATGGAATTAAGAACAGTATTATTGTTGCGTTGATTACAATAGTCATAAGTTTTACCCTCGGAATTCCAGCAGGATACGCAGTCGCAAAGTTCATCTTCCCCGGAAAAGACACCATAAAGCTTTCGATAGTGGCCCTTAGGATGTTTCCAATACCCGTAATGGCAATTCCTCTTGTAGTCCTTTACATAAGGCTCAACCTTATCGATACATTACTCGGAGTTGCCCTCGCCCATACTGCTATGGCACTTCCATTTGTAGTTTTAATAACCTCAAGCATCTTTGCAGGGGTTTCCACTGAGCTCGAGGAAGCCGGTATGGTGTTTGGACTCACAAGATTAGGATCGTTCTTCAGAATTACCCTCCCCCTAGCACTACCAGGTTTAGCGGCAGCTGCAATGTTCACTTTCGTCATGTCGTGGAACGAAGTTTTCGTAGCTTCAATTCTAACCCTGTCCCATAGAACCCTTCCGGCTCAAATTTTATCAATAATGGCAGGAGCAAGCGGAGGAGCGGCGCCGGATTATTACAAATTCGCGGCAGCATTTATTATGATATTGCCGGCCATAACGTTCATATTCTTCGCTAGGAAGTATCTGGTAACAATGTGGGGTATAACACTAAAATGA
- a CDS encoding ABC transporter ATP-binding protein, whose protein sequence is MVEVRLENLKKYFDNGRVKAVDGVNLTIKDGEFLVLLGPSGCGKTTTLRMIAGLETPTSGRIWFGDKDVTYLPPKDRNISMVFQSYAVWPHMTVYDNIAFPLKIKKYPKEEIDKKVKWAAELLQIGELLDRYPAQLSGGQRQRVAVARAIVVEPNVLLMDEPLSNLDAKLRVAMRAEIKKLQTKLKVTTIYVTHDQVEAMTMGDRIAVMNRGKLLQVGPPTEVYLKPNSIFVATFIGAPEMNLLEVTVKETGDSIVLEGEGFEIPLPSDFKELLGKYIDKTVIFGIRPEHMTIEGVSSLEHVKRSAILEGIVDFIEALGTDTIVHANIGSGNIIKVKLPGHIPLEVGSKVKIVVDLDNIHVFDKNTEKAII, encoded by the coding sequence ATGGTGGAAGTTAGACTTGAGAACCTCAAGAAGTATTTTGATAATGGAAGAGTAAAAGCTGTTGATGGAGTAAACCTAACCATAAAGGACGGAGAATTCCTTGTACTCCTTGGACCTAGTGGTTGTGGAAAGACTACAACTCTCAGAATGATAGCGGGTTTGGAAACGCCAACAAGCGGAAGGATATGGTTTGGAGACAAAGATGTAACTTATCTTCCCCCTAAGGACAGAAACATCTCGATGGTTTTCCAGAGCTATGCAGTTTGGCCCCACATGACAGTTTACGATAACATAGCCTTCCCGCTGAAGATTAAAAAGTATCCAAAAGAGGAGATAGACAAAAAGGTCAAATGGGCTGCAGAACTGCTTCAAATAGGAGAGCTCCTCGACAGGTATCCTGCTCAGCTCAGTGGTGGTCAGAGGCAGAGAGTCGCCGTTGCAAGAGCGATAGTTGTTGAGCCGAACGTTTTGCTTATGGACGAGCCGCTTTCAAATCTTGATGCCAAGCTTAGGGTTGCAATGAGGGCAGAGATTAAAAAGCTCCAAACAAAGTTAAAGGTCACTACAATCTACGTTACCCACGACCAAGTTGAAGCTATGACAATGGGTGACAGAATAGCAGTAATGAACCGAGGAAAGCTCCTCCAAGTTGGACCACCAACGGAAGTTTATCTGAAGCCCAACTCAATCTTCGTGGCAACGTTCATAGGGGCTCCTGAGATGAACTTACTTGAGGTGACTGTTAAAGAAACGGGAGACTCAATTGTCTTAGAAGGGGAGGGGTTTGAAATCCCGCTGCCAAGTGATTTCAAAGAGCTTTTAGGGAAGTACATAGACAAAACAGTTATTTTTGGTATAAGACCAGAGCACATGACCATAGAAGGTGTATCATCTCTGGAGCATGTAAAAAGAAGTGCTATACTAGAAGGAATAGTAGATTTCATTGAAGCTTTAGGTACAGATACAATTGTACATGCCAATATAGGAAGTGGAAACATTATAAAAGTAAAGCTCCCTGGTCATATACCCCTTGAAGTGGGGAGTAAAGTTAAAATAGTAGTCGACTTGGACAATATTCATGTATTCGATAAGAACACTGAAAAAGCCATAATATGA
- a CDS encoding TrmB family transcriptional regulator: MEESELKALLKELGLNKYEINAYLTLIKQGPLTAGELASLSRVPQPRIYDVVRSLMSKGFVAVTSERPKKIVPLDPEEVLEAMEKSYLKKMELAKRELKAMYTPHESHREVIVVKSKTTLENYIKDAIKNAKYYLSLAIPSNFLDKVVHLLKEKNKEVTVDLFVYGNEDVPKVADKIRGREVEDPIILIQDKTLGIYAPPEAFKTREQTIRGYALIIRDKNLLFMLDRYFYHALWPTGKLIYKKKGKLKLPKSYIHIRSLVEDIRNYNLIGKEIEVYGKFVKTGEPVHLTGKIIDFFESEGKVISNITIETKDGKRYVVGGWNASLEDIEADLMILKG; the protein is encoded by the coding sequence ATGGAGGAAAGCGAGCTTAAGGCACTCTTGAAAGAACTGGGCCTGAATAAGTACGAGATTAATGCATATCTTACTTTGATTAAGCAAGGCCCTTTAACAGCAGGCGAGCTCGCCTCCCTCTCCAGAGTTCCTCAGCCCAGAATATACGACGTTGTTCGCAGTTTAATGAGCAAGGGGTTCGTTGCAGTTACAAGCGAGAGACCAAAGAAGATAGTCCCCCTTGATCCAGAAGAAGTTCTCGAGGCAATGGAGAAAAGCTACCTAAAGAAAATGGAATTAGCTAAAAGAGAACTAAAAGCCATGTACACTCCACACGAAAGCCACAGAGAAGTGATAGTTGTAAAAAGCAAAACAACGCTAGAAAACTACATAAAGGACGCAATAAAGAACGCCAAATACTATCTTTCCCTTGCCATACCTTCAAACTTTTTAGATAAAGTAGTGCATCTTTTAAAAGAGAAAAACAAAGAAGTTACGGTTGATCTTTTTGTGTATGGAAATGAGGATGTACCAAAAGTCGCCGATAAAATCAGAGGACGGGAAGTTGAGGATCCAATAATACTTATACAAGACAAGACCTTGGGCATCTACGCTCCTCCAGAAGCTTTCAAAACAAGAGAACAAACAATACGAGGCTACGCACTAATAATAAGGGACAAAAACCTCCTCTTCATGCTTGACAGATACTTCTACCATGCACTATGGCCAACCGGGAAGCTAATCTACAAAAAGAAAGGAAAACTAAAGCTCCCAAAGAGCTACATACATATTAGGTCGCTTGTTGAAGATATAAGGAATTACAACTTAATAGGCAAGGAAATAGAAGTGTATGGGAAATTCGTAAAGACAGGAGAACCAGTCCACTTGACTGGAAAAATAATAGACTTCTTCGAAAGCGAAGGGAAAGTTATCTCAAACATAACCATCGAAACAAAAGATGGAAAAAGGTACGTAGTGGGAGGGTGGAATGCCTCCCTCGAGGACATTGAAGCCGATCTAATGATCCTTAAAGGTTAG
- the tpiA gene encoding triose-phosphate isomerase codes for MKLKEPIIAINFKTYIEATGERALRIAKAAEKVYKETGVTIVVAPQLADLYRIAQEVEIPVFAQHIDPIKPGSHTGHVLPEAVKEAGAVGTLLNHSENRMILADLEVAIRRAEEAGLMTMVCSNNPAVSAAVAALDPDYVAVEPPELIGTGIPVSKAKPEVITDTVELVKKVNPKVKVLTGAGISTGEDVKKALELGTVGVLLASGVTKAKDPEKAIRDLVSLII; via the coding sequence ATGAAGTTGAAAGAACCTATTATTGCTATCAACTTTAAGACTTATATTGAGGCGACTGGAGAAAGAGCTTTGAGGATAGCTAAGGCCGCTGAAAAGGTTTACAAAGAAACTGGAGTAACCATAGTCGTTGCACCACAGTTAGCCGACCTCTACAGGATTGCCCAAGAAGTTGAGATCCCAGTCTTTGCCCAGCACATTGACCCAATAAAGCCCGGCAGTCACACTGGGCATGTTTTGCCGGAAGCTGTGAAAGAAGCCGGTGCTGTTGGAACCCTGCTTAACCACTCTGAGAACAGAATGATTCTTGCGGACTTGGAGGTTGCAATAAGAAGAGCTGAAGAAGCTGGTTTAATGACGATGGTCTGCAGTAACAATCCTGCTGTCAGTGCGGCGGTTGCTGCTCTAGACCCAGATTACGTTGCCGTTGAGCCACCTGAGCTTATAGGGACGGGAATTCCGGTTAGCAAGGCAAAGCCAGAGGTTATAACTGACACAGTTGAGCTTGTTAAGAAGGTTAACCCGAAGGTCAAGGTTCTTACCGGTGCTGGGATTTCAACCGGTGAGGACGTTAAGAAGGCTTTGGAATTGGGGACGGTTGGAGTCCTCCTAGCAAGTGGAGTTACAAAAGCAAAAGACCCAGAAAAAGCAATAAGAGACCTCGTATCACTAATAATCTAA
- the gor gene encoding glyceraldehyde-3-phosphate:ferredoxin oxidoreductase, producing MKFSVLKINLNEKKVESEEFEREGIYGIIDYALYLHDEVYKTYELQDPYDPKNVMVFGKGPFAGSSLPGSHRMTFVYRSPQYGGVFPSTMGGAAYQFQRVGVDFVVLEGKREKPTVIVLSNDGENLKVELHEIELEKVIEIWKGYKGEEGVYALTQYLIDNFHDKFDGMEYRIACVGPASLNTHMGAVFSQTLRNGKRVVGSEDWAARGGTGSVLLRAHNVVAIIFGGKVRKKFPKEDISNIRVAKSIVEGVHKKPMNEIISEKTVKYKYNPKLKTGGTFGGNYPAEGDFVPILNWQMPYIPKEDRIKIHENIMKYYWEPFNKEAIETKNWTNCGEPCPVVCKKYANGHHIEYEPREANGPLSGVITLRASDISVHAVDAMGFDAISFGGTAAWVLELVYRGLLKPEEVGLSDKPEFDKDSLILKPVETSEKNAKLVAELAHRVAFAENEIARIIGEGIRRAAEIFDEKFKDRLSYGESFKDYGVYTPIGTDGEMVPTMYWAIGNYIPLPIQGRYWTFYQFGVFLEPEELANKIVASALYEYWYDNVGWCRFHRGWAKPVLKALFMEAYGENVDMEEQARKTIRKLVNFLKKAGYEPVFWDSMRVIDLVAKGAEEFGNEKWAERFKKDKVVTAKEYLRRVLAEYSRILGVDWML from the coding sequence ATGAAGTTTTCAGTGCTTAAGATAAATCTCAATGAGAAGAAAGTTGAGAGCGAGGAATTTGAACGAGAAGGGATTTACGGCATAATAGACTATGCCTTGTACCTACATGATGAAGTTTACAAAACTTACGAGCTCCAGGATCCTTACGATCCGAAAAACGTAATGGTTTTTGGAAAGGGGCCCTTCGCTGGTTCTTCTCTTCCCGGTTCTCACAGAATGACTTTCGTTTATAGGTCTCCCCAATATGGGGGAGTGTTTCCATCAACAATGGGTGGCGCCGCTTATCAGTTCCAGAGAGTTGGAGTAGATTTTGTGGTTCTGGAAGGCAAAAGGGAAAAACCAACCGTAATAGTTCTTTCCAACGATGGAGAAAATCTGAAAGTTGAGCTTCATGAGATTGAACTTGAAAAGGTAATTGAGATCTGGAAAGGCTACAAAGGGGAAGAGGGAGTTTATGCCCTTACCCAGTATTTGATAGATAACTTCCATGACAAATTTGATGGAATGGAGTATAGAATTGCATGTGTCGGTCCGGCATCTCTAAACACGCACATGGGTGCAGTGTTTTCTCAAACACTTAGAAACGGCAAGAGAGTTGTTGGAAGTGAGGATTGGGCCGCCAGAGGTGGAACTGGAAGCGTTTTGTTGAGAGCCCACAACGTGGTTGCCATAATATTTGGAGGAAAGGTCAGAAAGAAGTTCCCGAAGGAAGATATAAGCAATATAAGGGTTGCAAAGTCCATAGTGGAGGGAGTCCACAAAAAGCCCATGAACGAGATAATATCCGAAAAAACCGTGAAATACAAATACAATCCTAAGCTCAAGACGGGAGGAACTTTTGGAGGCAACTATCCGGCTGAAGGCGACTTTGTGCCGATACTAAACTGGCAGATGCCCTACATTCCGAAGGAAGATCGCATTAAAATCCACGAGAACATAATGAAGTATTACTGGGAGCCCTTCAATAAAGAGGCAATAGAGACCAAAAACTGGACTAACTGTGGAGAGCCTTGCCCAGTAGTGTGTAAGAAATACGCCAATGGTCACCACATAGAGTACGAGCCAAGGGAAGCAAATGGTCCGCTCAGTGGAGTTATAACTCTTAGAGCGAGTGATATAAGTGTTCACGCGGTTGATGCTATGGGATTTGATGCAATCAGCTTTGGAGGCACCGCGGCATGGGTTTTGGAGCTTGTTTACAGAGGACTGCTCAAGCCGGAAGAAGTTGGTCTAAGTGATAAACCTGAATTTGATAAGGACAGCTTAATTCTAAAGCCCGTTGAAACCAGTGAAAAGAACGCTAAGCTCGTTGCCGAATTAGCCCATAGGGTTGCCTTTGCTGAAAACGAAATCGCCAGGATAATTGGAGAGGGCATAAGGAGAGCTGCCGAGATCTTTGATGAGAAGTTCAAGGACAGGCTAAGCTATGGAGAGAGCTTCAAAGATTATGGAGTTTACACACCCATAGGAACTGACGGAGAGATGGTACCTACCATGTACTGGGCGATAGGAAACTACATACCATTGCCAATTCAAGGCCGTTACTGGACGTTCTACCAGTTTGGTGTGTTCCTTGAGCCGGAAGAGCTGGCTAATAAGATAGTTGCCAGTGCCCTCTATGAGTACTGGTACGACAACGTTGGCTGGTGCAGATTCCACCGTGGATGGGCAAAGCCTGTGTTGAAGGCACTCTTTATGGAAGCTTATGGAGAAAACGTAGACATGGAGGAGCAGGCTAGAAAAACAATAAGAAAACTTGTTAATTTCCTCAAGAAAGCCGGCTATGAACCGGTATTCTGGGATTCAATGAGGGTTATAGATTTGGTCGCGAAGGGCGCGGAAGAGTTTGGCAACGAAAAATGGGCAGAGCGGTTTAAGAAAGACAAAGTTGTGACTGCAAAGGAGTACCTTAGAAGGGTTTTAGCAGAATACAGCAGAATATTAGGAGTTGATTGGATGCTTTAG
- the fbp gene encoding fructose-1,6-bisphosphate aldolase/phosphatase yields the protein MAVGEKITISVIKADIGGWPGHCKVHPALIEKANEILEKAKEEGTIIDFYATYCGDDLQLIMTHKHGVDSEKIHGLAWNVFKEATEIAKELGLYGAGQDLLKDAFSGNVRGMGPGVAEMEITLRKSEPIVTFHMDKTEPGAFNLPIFRMFADPFNTAGLVIDPHMHMGFRFEIWDIKEHKRVVMSSPEEMYDILALIGAKSRYVIKRVYPKKGHKLPEDEPVAVISTEKLYEIAGEYVGKDDPVAIVRAQSGLPALGEVLEPFAFPHLVSGWMRGSHNGPIMPVPLKYATPSRFDGPPRVVALGWQINKDGKLIGPVDLFEDVAFDEARKKALEIADYMRRHGPFEPHRLPLEEMEYTTLPGVLEKLKDRFEPV from the coding sequence ATGGCAGTTGGGGAAAAGATAACCATTAGTGTGATAAAAGCTGATATTGGAGGATGGCCAGGACACTGCAAAGTTCATCCAGCGTTAATAGAAAAGGCTAACGAGATTTTAGAGAAGGCAAAGGAAGAAGGGACAATAATCGATTTTTACGCTACATACTGTGGCGATGATTTGCAGCTTATCATGACGCACAAGCACGGCGTTGACAGCGAGAAGATCCATGGTTTAGCTTGGAATGTGTTTAAGGAGGCAACAGAAATAGCAAAAGAACTCGGCCTTTATGGAGCTGGTCAAGATTTGCTTAAGGATGCCTTCAGCGGAAACGTTAGAGGAATGGGGCCCGGCGTTGCTGAGATGGAGATCACCCTAAGAAAAAGCGAGCCCATAGTTACATTCCACATGGATAAGACCGAGCCAGGAGCGTTCAACTTACCGATCTTTAGGATGTTTGCAGATCCCTTCAATACTGCCGGACTGGTAATTGATCCTCACATGCATATGGGCTTCCGCTTCGAGATCTGGGACATAAAGGAGCACAAGAGAGTCGTCATGAGCTCTCCTGAAGAGATGTATGATATTTTGGCATTGATAGGGGCAAAGTCGAGGTACGTAATAAAGCGCGTGTATCCGAAGAAAGGCCACAAGCTTCCAGAAGACGAGCCTGTTGCCGTTATAAGCACCGAAAAGCTTTACGAAATTGCAGGTGAATACGTAGGAAAAGACGATCCCGTGGCAATAGTAAGAGCTCAAAGCGGGCTTCCAGCCCTTGGAGAAGTCCTTGAACCGTTTGCATTCCCACACCTGGTAAGCGGATGGATGCGCGGTTCCCACAACGGTCCAATAATGCCTGTTCCCCTCAAATATGCAACCCCCTCGAGATTTGATGGACCTCCGAGAGTAGTGGCTCTAGGATGGCAGATCAACAAAGATGGAAAACTGATAGGGCCTGTTGACCTATTTGAGGATGTGGCATTCGATGAGGCAAGAAAGAAGGCGCTGGAAATTGCAGATTATATGAGAAGACATGGCCCGTTTGAACCTCACAGACTCCCACTGGAGGAAATGGAGTACACAACCTTGCCCGGCGTTCTAGAAAAGCTTAAGGACAGATTTGAACCTGTCTGA
- a CDS encoding NifB/NifX family molybdenum-iron cluster-binding protein produces MRIAIPAEDNRGLESRVSEHFGRAKYFVFVDVEDNKIKNVEVVEVPFEEHGPGDLPNFIKEHGGEVVLAYGMGRRAIEYFNSLGIEVVTGAYGKIKDVVEAFIHQVLEVDPHWKEKIEREKEHRGECRDQ; encoded by the coding sequence ATGAGGATCGCAATACCTGCAGAGGACAACAGAGGTTTAGAAAGTAGAGTAAGCGAACACTTTGGAAGAGCCAAGTACTTTGTTTTTGTAGATGTTGAAGATAACAAAATCAAAAATGTAGAGGTTGTTGAAGTACCCTTCGAGGAGCACGGCCCAGGTGATTTGCCAAATTTCATCAAAGAACACGGCGGTGAGGTTGTTCTTGCATATGGAATGGGAAGAAGGGCAATAGAATACTTTAACAGTCTTGGCATCGAAGTTGTTACAGGAGCTTATGGAAAAATCAAAGATGTCGTCGAGGCATTTATTCATCAAGTCCTTGAAGTTGACCCTCACTGGAAGGAGAAAATAGAAAGAGAAAAAGAGCACAGAGGGGAATGTAGAGACCAATGA
- the tdt gene encoding tellurite-resistance/dicarboxylate transporter — protein sequence MKANIKDFAPSWFASVMGTGALALVSKAYSSKLPALSEFAEFLVYLNTLLFFVLLVPWLLRWVKHTENALSDLKHPMVSHFYGTIAVAMLVLSADYLLILKKTAIAKAFWIPGTALTIFFALLIPYLMFVEKEIDLKAVTPAWFIPPVGLIVIPLGGSGLISSFSGAVKDIAYAVNYFAWGAGFFLYLGLFAIVFFRLIRHEPMPSGIAPAIWINLGPIGAGTSTLYALVKTSEFLTVKEPFFAFGLIFWGFGVWWLAMAIIMTLYYIRKLTLPYSLAWWAFIFPLGAYVSATHNVGTTLGISVIDSFGFALYWLLLVMWLVTGVKTVKHVLLE from the coding sequence ATGAAGGCAAACATAAAGGACTTCGCGCCGAGCTGGTTTGCAAGCGTTATGGGAACAGGGGCACTAGCTCTCGTCAGCAAAGCATACTCCTCGAAGCTTCCAGCCCTGAGCGAATTTGCCGAGTTTCTTGTCTACCTCAACACGCTTCTGTTCTTCGTCCTACTGGTCCCCTGGCTCCTCAGATGGGTGAAGCATACGGAAAACGCACTAAGTGACCTCAAACACCCGATGGTGAGCCACTTCTACGGGACGATAGCTGTGGCCATGCTTGTCCTCTCGGCCGATTACCTGCTCATACTCAAGAAAACCGCCATCGCAAAGGCGTTCTGGATTCCGGGGACGGCTCTGACTATATTCTTCGCCCTGCTCATCCCTTACCTTATGTTCGTGGAGAAAGAGATAGACCTCAAGGCAGTTACTCCGGCATGGTTTATTCCTCCGGTCGGACTTATCGTGATCCCTCTTGGGGGTTCAGGGCTTATTTCAAGCTTCTCCGGGGCAGTTAAAGATATTGCCTACGCGGTCAACTACTTCGCCTGGGGCGCGGGCTTCTTCCTGTATCTCGGTCTCTTTGCAATAGTCTTTTTCCGCCTCATCCGGCACGAACCGATGCCCAGCGGAATAGCGCCCGCAATATGGATAAACCTCGGTCCAATCGGTGCCGGGACCTCAACGCTCTACGCGCTTGTCAAGACCAGCGAATTCCTAACGGTTAAAGAACCGTTTTTCGCTTTTGGTCTAATTTTCTGGGGCTTTGGCGTCTGGTGGCTGGCAATGGCAATTATAATGACCCTTTACTACATCAGGAAGCTTACCCTACCTTACAGCCTCGCCTGGTGGGCCTTCATCTTTCCCCTCGGAGCCTACGTCAGCGCAACCCACAACGTTGGCACAACCCTTGGCATAAGTGTCATAGACAGCTTCGGCTTCGCCCTCTACTGGCTACTACTGGTGATGTGGCTGGTCACAGGAGTGAAAACCGTAAAGCACGTACTCCTCGAATGA